A portion of the Pan troglodytes isolate AG18354 chromosome 10, NHGRI_mPanTro3-v2.0_pri, whole genome shotgun sequence genome contains these proteins:
- the GPR19 gene encoding probable G-protein coupled receptor 19 — protein MVFAHRMDNSKPHLIIPTLLVPLQNRSCTETATPLPSQYLMELSEEHSWMSNQTDLHYVLKPGEVATASIFFGILWLFSIFGNSLVCLVIHRSRRTQSTTNYFVVSMACADLLISIASTPFALLQFTTGRWALGSAMCKVVRYFQYLTPGVQMYVLLSICIDRFYTIVYPLSFKVSREKAKKMIAASWIFDAAFVTPVLFFYGSNWDGHCNYFLPSSWEGTAYTVIHFLVGFVIPSVLIILFYQKVIKYIWRIGTDGRTVRRTMNIVPRTKVKTIKMFLILNLLFLLSWLPFHVAQLWHPHEQDYKKSSLVFTAITWISFSSSASKPTLYSIYNANFRRGMKETFCMSSMKCYRSNAYTITTSSRMAKKNYVGISEIPSMAKTITKDSIYDSFDREAKEKKLAWPINSNPPNTFV, from the coding sequence CTGCCAAGCCAATACCTGATGGAATTAAGTGAGGAGCACAGTTGGATGAGCAACCAAACAGACCTTCACTATGTGCTGAAACCCGGGGAAGTGGCCACAGCCAGCATCTTCTTTGGGATTCTGTGGTTGTTTTCTATCTTCGGCAATTCCCTGGTTTGTTTGGTCATCCATAGGAGTAGGAGGACTCAGTCTACCACCAACTACTTTGTGGTCTCCATGGCGTGTGCTGACCTTCTCATCAGCATTGCCAGCACGCCTTTCGCCCTGCTGCAGTTCACCACTGGAAGGTGGGCGCTTGGTAGTGCCATGTGCAAGGTTGTGCGATATTTTCAGTATCTCACTCCAGGTGTCCAGATGTACGTTCTCCTCTCCATCTGCATAGACCGGTTCTACACAATCGTCTATCCTCTGAGCTTCAAGGTGTCCAGAGAAAAAGCCAAGAAAATGATTGCGGCATCGTGGATCTTTGATGCAGCCTTTGTGACCCCTGTGCTCTTTTTCTATGGCTCCAACTGGGATGGTCATTGTAActatttcctcccttcctcttggGAAGGCACTGCCTACACTGTCATCCACTTCTTGGTGGGCTTTGTGATTCCATCTGtcctcataattttattttaccaaaaggtcataaaatatatttggagaaTAGGCACAGATGGCCGAACAGTGAGGAGGACCATGAACATTGTCCCTCGGACAAAAGTGAAAACTATCAAGATGTTCCTCATTTTAAATCTGTTGTTTTTGCTCTCCTGGCTGCCTTTTCATGTAGCTCAGCTATGGCACCCCCATGAACAAGACTATAAGAAAAGTTCCCTTGTTTTCACAGCTATCACATGGATATCCTTTAGTTCTTCAGCCTCTAAACCTACTCTGTATTCAATTTATAATGCCAATTTTCGGAGAGGGATGAAAGAGACTTTTTGCATGTCCTCTATGAAATGTTACCGAAGCAATGCCTATACTATCACAACCAGTTCAAGGATGGCCAAAAAAAACTACGTTGGCATTTCAGAAATCCCTTCCATGGCCAAAACTATTACCAAAGACTCGATCTATGACTCATTTGACAGAGAAGCCAAGGAAAAAAAGCTTGCTTGGCCCATTAACTCAAATCCACCAAATACTTTTGTCTAA